From the Burkholderia ubonensis genome, one window contains:
- the rpmA gene encoding 50S ribosomal protein L27, which translates to MAHKKAGGSSRNGRDSESKRLGVKVYGGQAINAGGIIVRQRGTRMHAGENVGMGKDHTLFALVDGHVKFATKGADKKHMVIVVPAAA; encoded by the coding sequence ATGGCACACAAAAAGGCAGGCGGCTCTTCCCGGAACGGCCGCGACTCCGAGTCGAAACGTCTCGGCGTGAAGGTGTACGGCGGCCAGGCGATCAACGCCGGCGGCATCATCGTGCGTCAGCGCGGCACCCGCATGCACGCTGGCGAGAACGTCGGCATGGGCAAGGATCACACCCTGTTCGCGCTGGTCGACGGCCACGTGAAGTTCGCGACGAAGGGCGCGGACAAGAAGCATATGGTCATCGTCGTCCCGGCGGCTGCCTAA
- the rplU gene encoding 50S ribosomal protein L21 has protein sequence MYAVIKTGGKQYKVAVGEKLKVEQIPADIDAEITLDQVLAVGEGESIKFGTPLVSGASVKATVVSHGRHAKVTIFKMRRRKHYQKHGGHRQNYTELRIDAINA, from the coding sequence ATGTACGCGGTCATAAAAACCGGCGGCAAGCAGTACAAGGTTGCCGTTGGCGAAAAACTGAAAGTAGAACAGATACCGGCTGACATTGACGCTGAAATCACGCTCGACCAGGTTCTCGCAGTGGGCGAAGGCGAATCGATTAAGTTCGGTACGCCGCTGGTCAGTGGGGCTTCCGTCAAGGCCACCGTTGTGTCGCACGGTCGTCATGCCAAGGTCACCATCTTCAAGATGCGTCGCCGGAAGCACTACCAAAAGCACGGCGGCCACCGCCAGAACTACACTGAGCTGCGCATCGACGCGATCAACGCGTAA